From Aegilops tauschii subsp. strangulata cultivar AL8/78 chromosome 5, Aet v6.0, whole genome shotgun sequence:
CCAATGTGGCGGTTGCACGGACTCCCCCAAAGATTCCTCGGCGGCGAAATTCGAACGTGCAGACTAGTCCATGGCCGTTTGATGCAAGCCATTAGATGACATAAAGTGTTCAGACCGACCATGCAGTCCAgatgtttttctttttcttttgagaaCTGCCGTTGTTTTAATGATCGGGATATGCCCGGATGGAGGTCTGGCCTTCGCGGGTGGAGAGGCGAAAGGATGAGCAACGGCTGTGATGACGTGCAAATGACGGCTGTCGAGGAGGCTGATAGCACCTTTAAAGATTTTGCACGCAGAATCATTCACCTGATAGCACCTTTAGAGATTCTGTACGCAGAATCACTCACACTATTGCACAATATACTGGTTCCAGAAACTAAAGCCGCGAGCTAACACGCAGCCTACAGCCCTACAGTGACTCCCTACACCACTGGTCATTCTTCGTCCGAGCTCTCGTACGCCAGGCCAAGCAAGCTTCCAGTCACATTTTGTGGCCTAGACTCCGTTGCTTCAGCTGGCTTTGGTTCATTCTGACATGAAGACATTTTGCTGACAGAAACTTCCTGGTTCAGCTTAGGTCCGTCGTTCTCTGCCGCTTGCGGAGAGCTGCAAACCTTGGGTCGCTTCGGTTTGATCCCAACAATGTTCTTCAAGAGATCCCGTTGCCTGCCAATTAGGTATGCCCCAATGTTACGACAGGGCGCGGTGGATGGAAACCTAATGTTTGCTGCGCACAGCTTAGTAGCATACCTTATGTCGCTTTTTGGCCTGGCGTCGACACAAAGAGCGGCGGGTAGAGCAGGTGCAGAATCAGCTAAAGTCGCTGCTTTGTAAGGGGAGGGTTAAAGAAATCAAACAGACTATAGCTACACAAATCTAAATGAGAAACTACCCCTGGCTAGGCATGTTCCTCTGTTCTGCTATTCCAACTAATGGAAACAAATCACATAATAAAGATGTGGAAAATTGCACGACAAGTTAAATGAGAAATCACCCCTGGCAAAGCATGTCTCTACTGTGCTATTCCACATGATGAATAATAGATCAAGTAGTAAATATGTGTACTATCGCAAATTGGCATACCAGGAGCTAGAGGAGCGCTTGGATCGTGTTGACCAAATATTATTGGGTTTTTATCAGTTTTGCCATCGGTTGTATAAcgctactcagttttgccattaaaCATTTTcactactcaaaaatgccactGTTCTGTTATATCAAGCTCAAAAAGACCATTTTTCACTGTTACCGTTTGGTCAATACACGTTGACTAAAGTTAGATGACGAAATTACCCCTATCCCATTTGTAAGGGCCGCAtgagaaaaagagaaaaaaaattgaGAGGCTGGGGTTTGAACCCAAGACCACTGTTCTGTTATATCAAGCTCAAAAAGACCATTTTTCACTGTTACCGTTTGGTCAATACACGTTGACTAAAGTTAGATGACGAAATTACCCCTATCCCATTTGTAAGGGCCGCAtgagaaaaagagaaaaaaaattgaGAGGCTGGGGTTTGAACCCAAGACCACGGGCTACACAAGCCCGCGAGCTAACCAACTGAACCATGGTAACGATTTGTTTTGTGAGGAGATACAGTCCTTATATACAGATGTCTTAACCTAACTAAACAAAATCTTATCTAATCCTTGACCCGATCTGTTCGTGGCAGTTTCCCTTTCCCCAGCCGGAACCAATATCCCCGGTCATCGCCGCCGCCTGCCAAACTCCTCACCTGGCACCGCCGGTCGCCGGGCTGCCCGCCCAGCTCCGGCGCGCCCCCACTCGCCACAGCTGCGGCGCCTCCCGCCAAGTGCCGCCACGCATCGCAGCTTCGGCTCTTCCTCCCGCCCGGCACCGCCACCGGAGGCAGGCAGCTCCGGCGCTTCTCCCGGCTGACTCCGCAGCTCCTCCCAAGTCTTGAAGTGCAATTGTTCCACGGCGATGGCGACGAACAGCAGGACCGAATCGGAGGCTTGCATCGGCCACAGGACGCCCCAACATGACATAGGCTCTGAAATTCCTGCATTGTGAGTATACTAATTCTCAGTGTGCGTGTGTGGTTGAATATAACTTGTAGAGGTCGAAATTTGTACATAGAATTTGTAGTAGCTGACTTTGCCTTACTGATAATCGCGTGCAATTTGGTACTTGTGTTCCTGATGGTCAGGATGGATGCGGATACTGCTTGTATGCTGACAGTTAGGATGGAAACAAGCCGTGAGAATAGCGATGGTCTCAAGCGATATGTTGGCGGCTTTGATTTTCATCTATTTGTAGAACCTAGTATCACACACAAAACATTGCTGCACAAACTGTGTGATACCTATCCATGGGGGTGGCGTGATTACGTTGAGTTGAAGTACTATGACAGGGAGCAGAATAAATGGGTTGCTGTTGTATGTGATGATGATGCAGCTTTGATGTTTGGAAAACATCAAGATTCAAAGAAAATATCTATGCAAATTGAGGTTCTTCAAAAATCCCAAACTCCTAGCACACCTAGCCATAATCCACCTACACAACCTTGTTACAGTGAGAGTCAACATACAGGGAGTCAGGCAGTTGATGTTGATACAGTCAACATACAGGGAGTCAGGCAGTCTAATAGTGTTGACGATGCTAATAGAGACATAACCGATGATGCTATACCTGATGATGCTATTCTCTCGGATAATGATGATGAGCGGCAGTATCCAGACTTAGTCAAGAAGTCTACCAAAGAAGATGATTCGGCAGATATGGAAGAGGAAGATAATCCTCCAGCATATGAATCCACTGACactgaagaggaagaagagaatAGAGACATGGGTTTAgttgatgaagaggaagaggaggaggaggacagaCCTGTTGTAGTATATAACAAGGAGAATCCATTATTTGCAGAAGGCTCGGTATTCCCCTCTTTGTTGGACTGCAAGAATGCACTTTCTACTTTTGCAATTAAACGTGAATTTGACTATACAGTCGAAAAGAGTGATTCTAAGAGGCTGAGAGCAAGTTGTGCATATAAGAGGTGTAAGTGGAGAATTCATGGCTCTTATATGAGGAATAGCAGAATATTTCAGGTATAACTTGCTAACATCTAATTGATTTGTTTATTGTACCCTTTATTTTGTGGAACTGGTAACTATACAAATGTGGCAAGTTTAACATACTAGCAACCTACTAACTGATTTTGTTGTTTCCTACAGATCAAGGTGTGTCCTTTCTCTCATACATGCCCAACTAAGCTGAGAAGTGAGAAGTTCAAGCCGGCAAAGAGCAGGTGGGTTGCTGATGTTGTGCTGGAGTGGGTGAGAAAGAACCCAGATATTGGCCCTACTGCTCTTCAAGAGAAGATCCATGAGAAGTACCACTTCACGGTGCCATACATGCGTGTATCTCGTGGTAAGGACAAAAGAGATGATGGTAATTAGACACAGTGATGTTGAGGCAGAAATTACTGCAGTGGACAAAGAGAATAGGGAATGGAGATTACCCTGTTGACATCGCAAAGGAAACATGTAGCTGTAGGCAATGGCAGGTCAAGGGTTTGCCATGTATCCATGCCATGTACTTTATTACTTCACTACGAGGTCCAGTATCAGAAATTGAACCATATGTACATGAGTTCTACTCCGTTGCAAAATTTAAGGCTGCGTATGCGGACAACATACCTGCAATGGTAGGCAAGCAACAATGGGACATTGTTGACCCTGGCTTCAAACTACATGCTCCAGTGTTGAGGAGGCCAAAAGGCCGACCAAGGAAGACTAGAATTAGATCTAGTGCTGAAGGTGCTGGCGTGGGCGCTAGGAAAAGGAAGTGCAAGCGATGCGGAGGCTTCGGGCGCATTGCCAGATTGTGCACAAATCCAGTTGACCCAGCATTTGGAGAAGATGAGGCTGACCTCCAAGCTAGGGAAGCCCCTTTTGTGGCAGGAGAAGGCGACCCTGAACTATCAATGGTTGCAAGTTCTGCTAGGTAACATCAAAAGAACATGTGCTTTTCTATATGTATTTTCAACATCTATTTTCATTCTTTTTTGCAACATGACTAACTTCTGTACAGCTCAAAGAAAAGTGTAGTCACTGTTCCCCTCTAAATTCCGTTTTGTCTTAAAAGTCGAGCGAGACGCCCATGGTCGAGGCGGAATCCATGGCTCTCGCGACCCCGCGGCCGCGGCCGGCGGCGCCGCGTTGATCTCCCTCCTCCGGCCGTCATTTCAGCCGCCGAGACCAGATCCGGGCTGCTCTCCGCGTCCTCTCCCAGCTGCACTCCCTCTCCCCTTCATGCTCTTGAGGTGCTGCTCATGGCCCTCGCGTCTGCGTCGTCATCTCCGACTCCGTCGGAAGCCTCAGCTGCTGCCGCCGCGCTGGCCGCGGCTGCTCTTGCCTCCCGCATGGCCGCCCCGGCAGCTGGAGGTCGTCTGTCCCGTG
This genomic window contains:
- the LOC109781943 gene encoding uncharacterized protein → MSGREVREYTNLSDPKDRKSGKGKDKIDDEDVTFQRMVAKMQDVAGERGGYLHGRGGISEPMSCWGVLWPMQASDSVLLFVAIAVEQLHFKTWEELRSQPGEAPELPASGGGAGREEEPKLRCVAALGGRRRSCGEWGRAGAGRAARRPAVPGEEFGRRRR